From the Gadus chalcogrammus isolate NIFS_2021 chromosome 15, NIFS_Gcha_1.0, whole genome shotgun sequence genome, one window contains:
- the apmap gene encoding adipocyte plasma membrane-associated protein: MNEVEGLRLRRLNRPQVITDDLHMPQSKGSSSYSGKVFRVVLVSLAVFLLFPLLVVCLILESPIQPDVLRLSEPPVMSGCYEPNLELRDAQRLFEDQIQGPESIVNIGDVLYTGTADGKILKLVGRRSYLVARLGQPPCGTTEAEPVCGRPLGMRVGPNGTLFVADAYLGVFEVNPTTGEVTRLVAGGQVVAGRKLSFINDLDVTADGRKVYFTDSSSRWQRRDYLLLIMEATADGRVLEYDMDSREVTVVMENLRFPNGIQLLPDEESVLVAETTMARIRRVHVSGLNKGGMDMFVENLPGFPDNIRPSSTGGYWVAMATIRPNPGFSMMDFLAQRPWVKKLVFKVFSREVLMKMAPPYSLVVELHEGGVCTRSLHDPQGLVAAYVSEAHEHDGYLYLGSFRSPYISRLQLRRA; this comes from the exons ATGAATGAAGTGGAGGGGCTGCGGCTCCGCAGGCTGAACCGACCCCAGGTCATCACGGACGATCTGCACATGCCCCAGAGCAAGGGCTCCAG TAGCTACAGTGGGAAGGTGTTCCGGGTGGTGCTGGTGTCCCTGGCGGTGTTCCTGTTGTTCCCGCTCCTGGTGGTGTGTCTGATCCTCGAGTCTCCGATCCAACCCGACGTCCTCAG GCTGAGCGAGCCCCCGGTGATGAGCGGATGCTATGAGCCCAACCTGGAGCTCAGGGACGCCCAGAGGCTGTTCGAGGACCAGATCCAAGGCCCCGAGTCCATCGTCAACATCGGCG ACGTCCTCTACACCGGGACCGCCGACGGCAAGATCCTGAAGCTGGTGGGCCGGAGGTCGTACCTGGTGGCCCGGCTGGGACAGCCCCCCTGCG GCACCACGGAGGCGGAGCCTGTGTGTGGCCGGCCCCTGGGCATGAGAGTCGGCCCCAATGGGACGCTGTTCGTGGCCGACGCCTACCTGGGAGTGTTTGAGGTCAACCCCACCACAG GGGAGGTGACCCGGCTGGTGGCGGGGGGCCAGGTGGTTGCGGGCAGGAAGCTGTCGTTCATCAACGACCTGGACGTGACGGCCGACGGCAGGAAGGTGTACTTCACCGACTCCAGCAGCAGGTGGCAGCGCAGAGACTACCTGCTGCTCATCATGGAGGCCACCGCCGACGGCCG CGTGCTGGAGTACGACATGGACAGCAGGGAGGTTACCGTGGTGATGGAGAACCTCCGCTTCCCCAACGGCATCCAGCTGCTCCCCGACGAGGAGTCGGTCCTCGTGGCCGAGACCACCATGGCCCGGATCCGcag ggTCCACGTGTCGGGTCTGAACAAGGGCGGGATGGACATGTTTGTGGAGAACCTGCCCGGTTTCCCTGACAACATTCGGCCCAGCTCCACAGGGGGGTACTGGGTCGCCATGGCCACCATCCGCCCCAACCCCGGCTTCTCCATGATGGACTTCCTGGCCCAGAGACCGTGGGTCAAGAAGCTGGTCTTTAAG gtcttCAGCCGGGAGGTGCTGATGAAGATGGCTCCGCCCTAcagcctggtggtggagctgcaTGAGGGTGGGGTTTGCACCCGCAGCCTCCACGACCCCCAGGGGCTGGTGGCGGCCTACGTCAGCGAGGCCCACGAGCACGACGGCTACCTGTACCTGGGCTCCTTCCGCTCGCCCTACATCAGCCGGCTGCAGCTCCGCAGggcctga
- the LOC130404847 gene encoding NLR family CARD domain-containing protein 3-like, producing the protein MFMLFVFVCVLCRREGRSKVAPSVEQQHTKLEFQRIKENAHAFLDKEVEKLWRVLFPDHPQCSESKREEEEEEKEVDGEEEEQRRRAIEGVVDITLLCMKQLKQEELADSLWSKIITNECQEKIKSRLKEKTKFGFEGIVKAGESRPLNDIYTELYINEGGSGEVNKEHEVRQIETTSRKSAREETPIKCQDIFKPISGKQIRTMMTTGVAGIGKTILTHKFTLDWAEDKTNHDIHFTFPITFRELNLLKGKNFSLVELLHHFFSESKIAKITSYDRLQVVFILDGLDECRLPLDFQKNPIWTDVTKSTSVDVLLTNLIRGNLLPSARIWITTRPAAANQIPAECVGKVTEVRGFTDPQKEEYFMKRFKDEKLASKIFSHVKTSRSLHIMCHIPLFCWITATVLEDFFKTSQGEEEGPKTMTQMYSHFLRVQSIQGDRKYHGRAETDPHSSSESRKIIVSLGKLAFNQLEKGNLIFYEADLAECDINITAASVYTGVFTQIFKEECGLYQDNVFCFVHLSIQEFFAAIYVFLSFINTGVNLLSKEKINWWSYLFRNKFDLFYQSAVDKALKSENGHLDLFLRFLLGFSLETNQIILRGLLGQTGSSSQTNQNTVSYIKKRISGDLSPERSINLFYCLNELNDRSLVEEIQQYLTSGRLSKESLSPAQWSAVVFILLSSEEELDVFDLKKYSASEEGLLRLLPVVKASKTSLLNGCHLSERHCEALASLLSSNSSSLRELDLSNNDLQDSGVKLLSAGLESPQCTLETLRLSGCLVTHEGCSSLASALSSNPSHLRELDLSYNHPGDSGAALISEALGERNFGFDSLNVEHGEERRMKPALKKYACELTLNPNTAHRRLSLSENNRKVTQVEEKQSYPNHAERFDSQYQVLGRECLKDRCYWEVEWEGGVSIGVTYRGITRRGEGLDSWLGGNNKSWVLDCNEEGYTAWHNDIGKDIDLPPPSSNRVGVYLDRPAGTLSFYTVSLGGGGSSDTLTHIHTFQSTFTQDLHPGFSIWTPGSLGSLCEL; encoded by the exons ATGTTCatgctctttgtgtttgtgtgtgtcctctgcAGACGAGAGGGGAGGTCGAAGGTTGCTCCGTCTGTAGAGCAGCAACACACCAAGTTGGAG TTCCAGCGGATCaaggagaacgcacacgcttttctagacaaggaggtggagaagctcTGGAGGGTTCTCTTCCCAGAtcacccacaatgctcagagagcaaaagggaggaggaggaggaggagaaggaggtggatggtgaagaagaggagcagaggaggcgcgccatagagggagtggtagaCATCACACTGCTCTGCATGAAGCAGTTGAAGCAGGAGGAGCTGGCTGACTCACTGTGGAGCA aaATTATTACTAATGAGTGCCAAGAAAAAATCAAGTCTCGTCTGAAGGAGAAGACCAAGTTCGGGTTTGAGGGAATCGTTAAAGCAGGAGAGTCAAGACCTCTGAATGACATCTACACAGAGCTCTACATCAATGagggaggcagtggagaggtcaacaaggaacatgaggttAGACAGATTGAAACCACTTCCAGGAAATCAGCCAGGGAGGAAACACCAATCAAATGTcaagacatctttaaacccatATCTGGAAAACAAATCAGGACAatgatgacaactggagtggccggcattggtaaaaccatcttaacacacaagttcactctggactgggctgaagacAAAACCAACCACGatatacacttcacatttcccattactttcagagagctgaatttactgaaaggtaAAAAttttagcttggtggaacttcttcatcacttctttagTGAGAGCAAAATAGCAAAAATCACCAGCTACGACCGGCTCCAAGTTGtattcatcttggatggtctggatgagtgtcgacttcctctggacttccagaaaaacccgatctggactgacgtcacaaagtccacctcggtagacgtgctgctgacaaacctcatcaggggcaaccttCTTCCCTctgctcgcatctggataaccacccgccctgcggcagccaatcagatccctgctgagtgtgttggcAAGGTGACtgaggtgagagggttcaccgacccacagaaggaggagtacttcatgAAGAGATTCAAAGACGAGAAGTTGGCCAGCAAAATCTTCTCCCACGTCAAGACATCACGAAGCCTACACATTATGTGTCACATCCCactcttctgttggatcactgccaCAGTTTTGGAGgacttcttcaaaacatcccaggGTGAAGAAGAGGGTCCAAAGACcatgactcagatgtacagccacttcctgagggttcagtccatccagggggacaggaagtatcatgggagagctgaaacagatccacattcgagttcagagagcaggaagatcattgtttctctcggaaaactggcttttaaccagctggagaaaggcaacctgatcttttatgaggcagacctggcagagtgtgacatcaATATTACAGCAGCCTCGGTGTAcacaggagtgttcacccagatctttaaagaggagtgtgggctgtatCAGGACaatgtgttctgctttgtccatctgagcatccaggagtttttTGCTGCCATTTATGTCTTCCTGTCCTTCATCAACACtggtgtcaatctgctctcaaaagaaaaaataaactggtggtcttatttatttagaaaTAAATTTGATCTcttctaccagagtgctgtggacaaggcttTAAAGAGTGAGaatggacacctggacttgttcctccgcttcctcctgggcttctctctggagaccaatcaaaTTATCCTACGAGGCCTGCtgggacagacaggaagtagctcACAGACCAATCAGAAtacagtgtcttacatcaagaaGAGGATAAgtggagatctctctccagagcgaagcatcaatctgttctactgtctgaatgagctcaacgaccgttctctagtggaggagatccaacagtacctgacatcaggaagacTCTCCAAAGAATCGCTCtcccctgctcagtggtcagctgtggtcttcatcttactgtcatcagaagaggagctggacgtgtttgacctaaagaaatactctgcttcagaggagggtcttctgaggctgctgccagtggtcaaagcctccaaaacatctct gctgaatggctgtcatctgtcagagagacactgtgaagctctggcctcactTCTCAGCTCAAACTcttctagtctgagagagctggacctgagtaacaatgatctccaggattcaggagtgaagttgctctctgctggactggagagTCCACaatgtacactggaaactctcag gttgtctggctgcctggtcacacacgAAGGCTGttcttctctggcctcagctctgagctccaacccctcccatctgagagagctggacctgagctacaatcacccaggagactcaggaGCTGCGCTGATCTCT gaggcattgggggaaaggaactttggctttgactctctgaa tgtggagcacggtgaaGAGCGGAGgatgaaaccagctctaaagaagt atgcctgtgaactcacactgaACCCTAACACAGCCcacagacgactctctctgtctgagaaCAACAGAAAGGTGACGCAGGTTGAAGAGAAGCAGTCATATCCAAATCACGCAGAGAGATTTGATTCCCAGtaccaggtgttgggtagagagtgTCTGAAGgaccgctgttactgggaggtagagtgggaaggaggtgtttctataggagtgacatacagaggaatcacaaggagaggagagggtcttGACAGCTGGCTTGgcgggaacaacaagtcctgggttcttGATTGTAATGAGGAAGGTTACACTGCGTGGCACAATGATATAGGGAAAGACATAGATCTCCCCCCCCCTAGCTCTAACAGAGTAGgggtgtatctggaccggcctgctggcactctgtccttctacacAGTGTCCctaggtggaggagggtcctcagacacactgacacacatccacaccttccagtCCACCTTCACCCAGGACCTCCACCCTGGGTTCAGTATCTGGACTCCTGGTTCCTTAGGGTCTCTGTGTGAGTTGTAG